The genomic window tcactatCATTTTTCCTaggaagtatttcatattttcttctatttttttttgtttgtttcactgattcttgaagtcttgagtgattcatttccatttgttcactaaatacactaaaaattagagtattcttttcttaatttttttttacctccttttgcaattggacaattaaatttttttgttcattgcattcttttttcattttttctattccttcttgcaatggtctcatttcatttcaccatttttcttctaattctcttttaagatcctttatgctaTCTTCAAAGAAAGTTTTGTGAAATGGCAATCAGCTTGTATCTCTCTTTAGGGCTTCTTCTGGacttgctttgcctttaggaacctcaggatttgagggctgtttttctctctccataaaagctgtctaggtttgagttcttttttgttttttattcattgttttaaagGCTTGAGGTGTGTTCAATGCAAGGGAGGGACAGCTGCCCTGGgacagttctgctgattgatttccagtaatggaactatttgttttttataaaaggcaaatctgccaaaccatctggtagcaaccaggacagagtggccTAAGGAGGCTCACACAAGATCCCCAGGTTCGTGGAAGCTACAACACTTTGACTCTCCACTCCAGCTTCTTGCCCTGGTCTCCCTATACTATGCTCTGGGTTTGGCAGACTCTCCCCCTGccagattgaaacagacctgttctgaaattcttccaaggtatcttcttcttctagaaatgtgttgtactacaaatatttgtggatcctttgacttcaaaaccagtttagaggcttcatCTGGGGTAggtttgagagaaggttagaGGAGGTTACAGAGAATTGTGTCTGCTCTCCTccatcttagctccacccccTACCATGTCCTTTCCACAAAACTggaatccttccttctttttttacaaGGCGCTCTCAATCATTAAAGCCTCCTTGTTCCTCATTTCTAGAGAAATGTCTCTCCACTTTCAAGAAAGAATgtgaagatttcaaaaaaaaaaaaaatcatgcttgtGGCAAAGTAGAGCTCCTCCTCTCTGTGCCATCATATTCCCAGATGTTAATAGCAGCCCTCACAACACTTGGATAATTTAAACAACTTAAACAACATATAGAGAGATCATCTAATACCTGACCAAATGGAGCAATaagtggaatggaaaaaaagcacTAGCCATCCCAATGCTGTAGCCTTCATTGgagtcctcatttttaaaatcaatagaatTCAATTCAGTTAACACTTTTAGACACCTATCATTTCACCGGCATCATGGAAGATATtagaagacaaaagataaaaaaatcagacCCTGTCCTCTAGGTGCACCATTTGTGAAGGAAAGGTAGGATtagggaaaggaaattaattttccaGATAAGTTGTTGACACTTTAATGTCTTGTTCTactaatttaaaatgataaacgaaaaaattcaattaatgtGCTTTGTATGTTGAACTGTTTATAAAAAAGGTAGTCTGTTGTTTAAAATAAGAAGCAAATCAGTTTTTCTGTTACACTTTTTTAGACAGTTTCAATCCTCAGATTGCTTGTGGAAGGTTAATTGACAACTGTGGAAAGAATGGAATAAGGAGGAAGAAGACACTTAACTGAGAGAAAAATGCAATAGAGAAGAAGTAATAAGTATGCCACTGTAGATCCAACAGAGAAGGAATACCACTTCTTGGATCCTGGAGATGGCCCTCATCATGGGTGTGGGCTCCTTGAACTAAATGGCCATGCAGATccatttttaatcttaaattctGTGACTTTCCAAAAGTAGATTGAAGGGAGAAATGCACAGGACTTTTGGAGCTTCTCAGAACTGATTGGGTAAGGCTGGGTAAGGAAAGAAAGCTCTTCCTTACAGACAGCCACAAAGCTGCAGGATGGTGAAATCCAAACATTCAAAGGAGCcaactaaaagtgtgaactctgaggTCCTCAGGGCTCTGTCAACTGGGAAGAGTTCTCAGGTAGAACTTCAGAATTCTGGGACAGGGGAATTCACACCTTGCCAGGGAGGCTCTAGAGGGGTGGGGCTACCTGCTATAAAAGGAGAGCCCTCTTCTGCTCAGAAGCACTGCTTTGAATAGAAGTGAAGGCTCTTCATCTCAGCTGCTGCAGAACAGAAGcaagtagagagaagagaatggctgctgctgctgtggaaATGCTGCAGCAATTGCAGAACAAGATCACGTGTCCCATCTGTTGGAAGTACTTCTGTGAGCCAGTCACCATCGGGTGTGGGCACAGCTTTGGCCGAGCATGTCTCCCAAGCACAGCAGTTACAGCTTTCTCTTGCCCTGAATGCAGGcaagtgtctcaggtcagagGCTTCCCATTAGTCAATGGGAGCCTAGCAGAGCTGACTAAACTGGGCACACAGCTCAGGTCCCAGCTGTTACAGAGTACTGGAGGACAGAGGCGCTGTGCCATTCACAAAGAAGTCTTGGAGTACTTTTGTGAAGACGACCAGACCGTGCTCTGTCTAAGATGTTGTCAAGCCCCAGAGCATGGGGCTCACAGGCACTGTCCTGTAGAAGAAGCTGTGTCCAATTCCAGGAAGAAGATGCAGCACCTGCAAAGATGCTTACAGAAGTACtttaaggaaactaagaaacTTCTTGTTGAGGAAAAGAAATCTGTTATTGACTGGGAGAAGATGATCAGCAGAGAATACCGGGAATGGGATTCCCTCATGCGGGATGAGTTATATCATTATCTGCAAAGGATGGATCaagaaaataagaacaagaagGAGACACTATCCCAGGAAAGCAGCACCCTTCAGGACCTCATGCTAGATCTACAGGAAGCAGACTCCCAACCCAATCTGGATCTGCTCCGGGATGTCAAGGAGTTGCTGGAAAGGATCAAGTCAGCATTGTCCCAAAGGGCCAAGGCTCTCAACCCAGAGGTGAGAGTGTGTCCTATCTTTGGCATGATAGAGATCCTCAACCAATTCAGAGTGGACATCAGGTTGGATCCCGCATCAGCCAGTCCTTGCCTGATTGTGGCTGAGGATCTGAAGAGTGTAAGAGCTGGAGAAGGCTGGCAGGTAGACAGCCCACATGGTGATGACTCTGATCTTCACATGGTCCTTGCTCAGCAGGCCTTCTCCTCAGGCATACAGTACTGGGAGGTGGATGTGACACAGCTGCCTCAGTGGACACTGGGGATTCATACAACCTACTTGAGGATAAAAAGTCCCGGGAGAATAATGAAATATGCCTCTGTCTTTTTCCTGAGATGTGTCAAGAAGGAAGATGGACACTATTTGCAATCTTAtcctggatcactgaaccacaaaCTGAAAAATCCTATTCCCAGGATTGGAGTATACTTGGAATACAAATTTGGCACTCTGGCCTTTTACAATGTTCTGCAGAGTTCTCTTATTTATCAGTTACCTGATATTTCATTTGTAGCCCCTGTTAGACCCATGTTTTCTCCTGGCCTCCCACTTCCAGGAACAAAGCCTGCTCCCATGACTCTCTGTGCACTGGATTCTCATCTTTGTTCTTGCTGCTATCATCTCTCTGAGCATTCCAACAAGGAGGAATTCTCAGCCCACCACTAGGCTCCCTGGctggtgtttttccatttccaaacttcCCCTGCAAGACAAGGAGCATCACCAACTTCTAGATGGCTTGCCTTTCACCCTGCAAGCTGAAGAGGACTCTTCCCAAGTATGTTGTGCCTTCTGATTGGCAGTGGATTCTGCTTATGATATTTCAAAACATAGTAATTCTttttcagtatttaaaaaaaaaataacaacacacgAGGATGTGGCTTTGATAGTCTTCCTAGAATTTATCAAAGTTCTTCAAAAGCCATTGATTTCAAGCCATTCCACTCCTATGTCACTTGAATTACTGTTAACTTATCTTTAACTCcattcaataaaaatgtgaaatgaattCTAGCTTTTGGTGTgcttctttgtatctttcttgttgtgcatttctttcctttgtgtcaaGCTCTTTGTtgcctcatttggggtt from Sminthopsis crassicaudata isolate SCR6 chromosome 3, ASM4859323v1, whole genome shotgun sequence includes these protein-coding regions:
- the LOC141562408 gene encoding tripartite motif-containing protein 51-like, whose protein sequence is MAAAAVEMLQQLQNKITCPICWKYFCEPVTIGCGHSFGRACLPSTAVTAFSCPECRQVSQVRGFPLVNGSLAELTKLGTQLRSQLLQSTGGQRRCAIHKEVLEYFCEDDQTVLCLRCCQAPEHGAHRHCPVEEAVSNSRKKMQHLQRCLQKYFKETKKLLVEEKKSVIDWEKMISREYREWDSLMRDELYHYLQRMDQENKNKKETLSQESSTLQDLMLDLQEADSQPNLDLLRDVKELLERIKSALSQRAKALNPEVRVCPIFGMIEILNQFRVDIRLDPASASPCLIVAEDLKSVRAGEGWQVDSPHGDDSDLHMVLAQQAFSSGIQYWEVDEQSLLP